From the Haladaptatus sp. DJG-WS-42 genome, the window CGGGACACCAAAAGAGCGCCTCGTCGGCTCGTGGATGGGCGGAATGCTCCGCGAACTCGACTCGCGCGGGCGCAAGAACCCACAGGCGTTCAGCTACGACGGCGTGCTCTCACAGGGCAACAGCGTCATCACGGTGGTCGAAGACGCCGCCCAGCACGCAGACTTACTCCAGCGCCTGCTCAACGTGCCCGACGAGTCACAGGTAAAACTCGATAAGGGCATCGGGATGGACATCGACACGCAGTTGGTCATCATCTCGAACCCCGACTTAGAGGCGCGACTCAACCAACACGCAGAGCGCAACGACCAAGACCCACTGAAGGCGCTCAAACGCCGCCTCGACAAACACGAGTTTGGCTACCTGACAAACCTCAGTCTCGAAGCGGAACTCGTCAACCGAGAAGTCACGAACAAGCGCAACGTGTGGACAGTGACCGATTACGACGAGGTCAGAGACCTCATCCAGCAACCAGTTCGCCTCCAGGTGCGTGGTGGCGACCGCGATACGGTCGTTGAAAAAGAACTCGCGCCACACGCAATCGAAGCGGCGGCGCTCTACAGCGTCGTCACCCGCCTCGACAACGAAGACCTGCCTGCGGGCTTGACCCTCGTTGACAAGGCGTTGTTGTTCGACCAAGGCTACCTGCAAGAAGGCGACGAGCGCAGAGATATCGACGACTTCGAATTCGACCCGGACAGCCGCGATGGCGAGCGCGGGATTCCCGTCACCTTCACCCGCGACATCATCGCAGACCTGCTCAACCACGAGCAAGACCGCTATCACGCGACGCTGCCGGTCGAACACGTCATCATGCCACGCGACCTGCTGAACGCGATGGCAAAGGGCCTCGCAGAGGCTCCGGTGTTCTCCGCAGGGGAGCGCGCCGAGTTCGAAAATCGTGTCGTGACCGTGAAAAAACACATCTTCGACCAGCAAGAGCAGGACGTCATACAAGCGATAATGCGTGATAAGCGCGTTGACGAAGCGACCGTTGAGGAGTACATCGAACACGTCTACGCGTGGGCAAACGACGAGCAGATTGTGAACGCCCGCGGCGAGTCGGTTGACCCCGACCCGCTCAAAATGAAAATCTTCGAGACCGAACACCTCGGGCGGTTCGACGGCGAGGACTACCGGTCGAACAAACCAACGGCACCGGTCGAAGATTTCCGCCGCGAGAAAATCATCACGGCGCTCAACCGCCATGCGTGGCAAAACCGGGACGAAGACTTCCATGTCCGGGACGTGAACTTGAAAGAAATCCCCATCATCAAAACCGTGCTCGAACTGCACGACTGGGACGATGTTAAACGGATTTACCCGGACTTCAACCCTCGGCAGTGGGACGACCCGGCAACCGGCACGGAGACGACGACCGTGAAAGCGCACACGATCAAGAACATGGTCGAACTGTTCGACTACTCTGAGGCGTCTGCGGAGCTCACGAGCCGTCACGTCATGAAAGAGGTGGTACACAAATGGGACTGAGAGACGACGTTGAGCGCTACCGTGAGGTTGGCGAAGAACGCCGCCAAGACTTAGCCGAGTTCATTCAGTACGGCGACCTCGGCCGCAGCCTGCCCCACGAGGTGAAAATCCCCATCAAAATCGTGGATTTGCCCGGCTTCGAGTACGACCGCAGGGACCGTGGTGGCGTCGGGCAGGGCCAAGGCGGCACCCCCGACGTGGGAGCGCCCGTTGGCCAGCCACAACCAGGCGACGGCGAGGACGGCAAGCCCGGCGGGGAGGGTGGCGACCACGAGTACTACGAGATGGACCCCGAGGAGTTCGCCCAAGAGCTGGACGAAACCCTCGGTCTCGACCTCGAGCCGAAGGGCAAGGAAATCGTCGAAGAGATAGAGGGTGACTACACGGACATCACCCGAACCGGCCCCTCCAGCACGCTCGACTTCGAGCGGATGTTCAAAGAGGGGTTAAAACGGAAGCTGGCCTTCGACTTCGACCACGACTACGTCACCGAGGCGCTGAAAGTCGAGGGCTGGGGGCCAAAAGAGGTGTTCGAGTGGGCGCGCGCCCAGCACATGCCCGTCTCGCGTGCGTGGCTCGATGACCGCTATGCAGACATCCCAGACGAAGACCGCGCGACGTGGCCCTCGATAGAGAAGATGGAGGAGAACGTCGACCAAACAACCTCCATCGAGCGCATCCGCCGCGACGGTATCCGTCACCTGCCGTTCCGCCGCGAAGACGAGCGCTACCGCTACCCGGAAATCGTCGAAACCCGCGAGAAGAACGTCGTCGTGGTGAACATCCGCGACGTGTCCGGGTCGATGCGCGAGACCAAACGCGAACTGGTCGAACGCGTGTTCACGCCGCTCGACTGGTATCTGCAGGGTAAATACGACAACGCAGAGTTCGTCTACATCGCCCACGACGCAGAGGCGTGGCAGGTCGAACGCCCCGAATTCTTCGGGATTCGTTCCGGCGGCGGGACGAAGATTTCCTCGGCCTACCAACTCGCCAAGGTCATCCTCGATGAGGAGTACCCGTGGGCCGAATGGAATCGCTACGTGTTCGCCGCGGGTGACAGCGAGAACTCCTCGAACGACACCGAAGAGCGCGTCATCCCGCTGATGGAGGAAATCGACGCGAACCTCCACGCCTACGTGGAGACCCAGCCGTCGGGGAACGCCATCAACGCGACCCACGCAGAAGAGGTCGAACGCCACTTCAAAGAGAGCGACAACGTGGCGGTGGCCTACGTCACCAGCCCTGAGGACGTGTTAGACGCCATCTACACCATCTTGAGCACGGAGGAAACATGACCGGAGACGACTACGAGACCCGAAACGTTGCCGCACAGTTAGCAGAGCCGGTGCGCGAAGCGAACGCGCTCGCGCGAAAACTCGGCCTCGAACCGTACCCGGTCAACTACTGGGTCATCGACTACGACGAGATGAACGCGCTCATCGCCTACGATGGGTTCCAGACGCGCTATCCCCACTGGCGCTGGGGGATGAAGTACGAACAGCAACAGAAACAGACGCAGTTCCTCGGCGGCAAGGCCTTCGAAATCGTCAACAACGACAACCCGTCGAACGCGTTCTTGCAGGTGTCGAACTCGATGGCAGACCAGAAGGCCGTCATCACGCACGTCGAAGCCCATGCCGATTTCTTCCGCAACAACCGCTGGTTCCGGCTCTTTGCAGAGACGCAACCGAACGCGGCGGCGATGCTCGCCCGTCACGCAGAGACGATTGGCGAGTACATGGCCGATTCGGACATCGACCGCTCTGAGGTCGAAGCGTGGATCGACTCCATCCTCTGTCTCGAGGACAACATCGACCAACACCGGCCGTTCCGGTCTGCGTCGTATCGCGCCTCGCGGCTCCCAGACGAAGAGGACATCGACGAGCGCCTGAAGAGCCTCAACATCTCGGAGGAGGTGCTGCATGAGGTGTTCGACGAAGAATGGCTCGAAGCCCGCCGGAAGGGCGACGAGACGCCGACGTTCCCACCCGAACCGGAAAAAGACGTCCTCGCGTTCCTCTGGAGCTACGGCAAGCAGTTCGACGAAGAGAGCGGCAAGGCCCGCGACATGGAAGAGTGGCAACGCGACGTGCTCGAAATCCTTCGGCGCGAGTCCTACTACTTCGCCCCCCAGAAGATGACGAAAATCATGAACGAAGGGTGGGCGGCCTACTGGGAGTCGATGATGATGGGCGAAGAGCACTTTGCAGGTGCGGACGAGTTCATCAGCTACGCAGACCACCAAGCGAAAGTGCTCGGGTCGCCCGGCCTAAACCCGTACAAACTCGGGAAGGAACTCTGGGAGTACGTAGAGAACACGACGAATCGCGCGATGGTGGCAGAACGTCTACTCCGCATCGAGGACGTGACGTGGCGCAACTTCCACGACGTCATCGACTTCGATGCGGTGATGGAGTCCTTGCAGCCAGATGCGATGGTCGATTCGATTCGGAGAGAAACGCTGTCGAATCTCGACCCGGACGACCCGCGCATCGACGCAGACGCACTCGAACTCGCCAAAGCAGGCGAGATTGACGTAGACGACTACCCGTGGAAGGTGCTCACCTTCGAAGGGCTTGCAGAGCGCCACTTCTCGCTCGTCAAACACCAGAATCAGGGGTTCATAAAGCGCATCACCCAAGAGGAACTCGAACGGCTCTCGCGGTATATGTTCGACGACGCGCAGTACGCGACCGTCGGCGAGGCGCTTTCCGAGGTGGACTTCACGAAAGGCTGGGACCGGATGTTCGAAATCCGCGAGAGCCACAACGACGTGACGTTCTTAGACGAGTTTCTCACCCAGGAGTTTGTCGATGAGAACCATTACTTCACCTACGAGTACGTCCAAACGACGCGTGATTTCCGCGTGACGAGCGTGGACTACCGCGACGTGAAGAAGAAGCTCATGTTGCAGTTCACCAACTTCGGGCGACCGACGATACTCGTCCTCGATGGGAACTACAACAACCGCAACGAGTTGTTGCTGGGCCACCGCTACAACGGCGTCATGCTTGACTTAGAGCAGGCAACGCAGGTGCTAGAGCGTGTGTTCGACCTCTGGGGACGCCCTGTCTCACTCAAGACGATTATCAAAGAAGTCGATGACCACGCCATCGAAGTGGCTCGCCGTCGCGACCGCGAACCGGAGCCAGAAGAGCGTGGCAAGCTCATTCGCTACGACGGCGAGACGGTGAGCGTCGAAGACCTGCCGTGGGAGGAAGTCGAAGCCATCGCCGCAGACGATGTGGATTACGACACGAAACCAAAAGAGTGGCTGGCCTGAGCCAGCCACAGGTTTTTGACGGTTAGTTCGAGTTCGACTGCACCGTTTTCGCCGCTTGCTCGCCGTAAATCCGCGTGATTCGCTCCTCGAATTGGTCTACGATGTTGCGGCGTTTCATCTTCATCGATGGAGTGAGCAAGTCGTTTTCCGCCGTCCATTCCTCGGGGACGAGTTCGAACTGCTTGATTCGCTCAGACTTGCTGAACTGCTCGTTTTTCTCGTCGATGTCCGCCTGTACCCACTGTTTGACGCGTGGATGGTCACACAGTTCGGCTTTCGAGTCGGGAAGGTCGATATTCTCGCGCTTTGCCCACTCACGTAAGCTCTCGAAGTTCGGCACAACAAGCGCGGCGACGAACTTCTGGTCGTCGCCGAGCACCATGATTTGCTCGACGCGCGGACTCGTCGCAAAGGCATCTTCGATAGGGCCGGGTGCGATGTTTTTCCCCGTCGAGAGGACGAACAGTTGTTTCAGGCGGTCGTGGTAGATGAGGTAGTCGTCCGGGCCACGTTCGACGATGTCGCCGGTTCTGAACCAACCGTCTTGGGTGAACGCGGCGGCGGTAGCTTCAGAGTTCATCCAGTAGCCTGTGGAAACGTTTGGCCCTTTGACGAGGAGTTCACCGATTTCACCGCTCGCCTGCTTGCGTTGGTCGTCCGCAACGACGGTCGTGTCGAACTTGATGGAGACGTCCATGAGCGGGACGCCGAGGGTTCCAGGGCGCGGGTCTTCCGGTGGGTTCACCGTCAACACGGGCGCGGTTTCGGTCAGCCCGTAGCCTTCGAGGATGGGGAGTCCCATGCCGTTGAACAGCTCTGCAAGCTCCTTTGAGAGGCTGCCACCGCCGGAGATGAACATCTCGATGTTCCCGCCGAGTTGGTCTTTGACCGTCGAGAAGACGAGCCGGTCTGCGATGGCGTACTTGATGGTGAGCAGGGTGTCGGGGTTCTCAGAACGGTAGTGCGCTCGTCCGATGTCGATAGCCCAGTTGAAGATGCGCTCTTTGAGCGGTGATTGGCTCGCCTGCTCGCGCATCGAGTCGAAGATGCGTTCGTAAACGCGCGGGACGCTCGTCGCCGTCGTCGGGCGAACGATAACAATGTCATCGCCAACGGTGTCGGAACTCTCTGCGTAGGCAACCGTGCCCCCGGAGGCGAACATGACGAAGTGGCCCGCGGTTCGTTCGAAGACGTGAGCAAGCGGGAGAAATGAGAGTGCCGTCGTATCGGTGTCGATGGTCGGGACAGAGGGGTCGCGGTCAGGTCGCGGGGCGAATCGTCGGCGAATCTGATTCACGTTCGCGCGGAAGTTGCCGTGAGTCAGGCGGACACCCTTTGGCTTGCCCGTGGTTCCGGACGTGTAGATGAGGCTTGCAAGGTCGTCGAGTGAGCGGGTTGCAAGCCACTCCTCGTAGGCGTCTGGGTCGAACGTCGCTGCGCCCCGGTCGTGAACTTCTGCGAGCGTGTAGATGTCATTGCGGTCGTAGGAGGAGTCGACCGCGTCCATCACGACAATAAAGTCGAGTTTGAGGTCGGCTTCAACGTCGAGCACGCGGTTGAGCAACTCCTCATTTTCGACGACCACGCCGCGTGCGCCGGGGTTTGCGAGCAGGTATTCGACTTGCGTTGGCGAGGATTCGGTGTAGACTGTGGTCACGACGCAGCCAGCAGCAAGGAGAGCGAAATCAGTCTGTGCCCACTCCATTCGGGTGTCTGCGAAAATGCCGACGCGCGTGCCGTCTTCGACGCCAAGGTCGCGAAAACCAGCGGCGAGGTTGCGGACGATGTCGCGCATGTCCGCGTAGGTGAGCGAGGCGTACTGTCCGTCCGGCGCTTCGGGAAGGATGTCCGGCGTCAACGAGCGGTTGTAGATGCCGCCTTTGTACAACTGAGCGTCGTGGGCGGCGTTGCGCTCCGCGCTCGCCTCGAACAGCCGTGGAATTGTGTCATCGCCAATGACCTCGTCGCTATACTCCCGCTCTGCCGTGAGCCACTCGGCTGTCGTCATACTCCTGTCATTGAAGTCACGGGTTGTAACTGCTTCCCCTCTTATCGCCTGCGTTATTTATCCAGACACAACCCGACAGGAGCCGTTGTCCACGTCGCCTCGCGTGACCGAAGCAGTGCAATCCACACCAATTTGTGCCGCCCGTCAACCAATGGCAACCACCCCATCTACGGGTCGATACGGGCGCGAACCCACCAGAAATAATGTGCATAATATCCGAACAGTCCTGTCCGATTTACTGAATCTACAATTAACAATAATTAAGTTTATCTACTGAGACGTAGACTTTTGGATTGATGACTGCACGACAGTACACTGACGGTGAAAACACCGGCGCGCCAATCGTTCCACTCGTCGAAACACCAACACACATCAAGACCGACGGTGGCCAAAAAGACCAGCGCGCGTACCTTGAAGAGATGGTCTGGAGCCACTACATCTGAGGTTCTGCGACAGGGTGGGGAAACCATATTTTTCTGCGTCAATGTGTTCGTGAGTGAGAGCGATACTCAACGCACAAGATGCAGCGTAGCAGAACAACAATGTTGAGTGACAACTGGACGATTTGAAATTGGAAAAGTGCTCCGTCAGGGATTTGAACTTCACTCGCTCGTTGCACTCGCTCAAGCGTTCAATCCCTTCCTCCACATTCTGTACTCGCAACTACCTCGCTATCGCTCGGTAACTTGCTTCGAGAGAAATGCTCCGTCAGGGATTTGAACCCTGGTCATCGGCTCGAAAGGCCGAAATGATTGGCCGGACTACACCAACGGAGCGCTTACTGCGTTTCGCGCTACGTGCCACACGTCACTTCGTTCCGTGTGACAACGGAGCTCACTTCGTTCGCTCCGAGCATCGACGGACTTCGTCCGTCTCAACAACGGAGCACACTTGCTCATTCGGTCAGACAGTGGAGCTCATCCACCTGCTGTCGACCGGTTTCCCCTGCTTCGTCAGGGTACATTACTGCGTTTTGCGGAGAAAAGTTTAAACGTTCCGTTCCGTCGCCGCTGTGTTATTTGCCCGCAAACTCTGGGTCGCGCTTCTCCATGAACGCGGAAATACCCTCCATGAGGTCTTCTGTCGCCATCAGGTGCCCGAATGCGTTCGATTCGAGCGCGAGTCCGGCGTCGATGTTCTCCCAACCACGGAGCATCGCTTCTTTCGTCATCGACTGTGAGATTGGCGGGCCGCCGGCCAGTTTCGCGGCCAGTTCGTGGGCACGCTCCTCGAACTCGTCGTTCGGGACGACTTCGTTGAGGACGTTGTACTCGTACATCGTCTCCGCGTCGAAGCGCTCTGCGGTGAAGATGATCTCCTTTGCGCGGCTCATGCCGATGAGCCGTTGGAGGCGCTGGGTGCCACCCCAGCCCGGCAGGAGGCCGAGGCTGTGTTCTGGCAGGCCAATTTCTGAGCGTTCGGAGGCGATGCGCAGGTCTGCGCACATCGAGAGCTCGAACCCGCCGCCGAGTGCGAAGCCGTCGATGGCCGCGAGCACGGGCATCGAGCAGGATTCGAGCTTGCCAAAGGTTTCTTGGCCTTTCTTCGAGAGGTCGATGGCGTCGAGTGGGTCTGCGCTTCCAGCCATCGAGGTGACGTCTGCACCAGCGGAGAAGGCGCGCCCGCCCTTGCCGGTGATGAGGATTGCGCGAACCTCGTCGTCGTCTTCGAGGAGGTCGATTGCGGCTGCGAGGTCATCCAGCATCTCCTCGTTGACTGTGTTCATGCGCGCTTCCCGGGAGAGGATGAGGTGACCGACCTTGTCGCCGGGGTATTCGATTTCGATGGCGGAGAACTCGATTTCGTCGTCGCTACCGGCGTAGAAGCCGCCTTTGTCTGCGTGTTCGCGGAGGCCGTCAGAGACTTCGTAGCGGGCCGCACCGGTCTTCTCGTGGAGGTCGTCGAGCGTCTCGACGAGGACGGAGAGGCCGACTTCGTCAGCCATCTTCGCCGGGCCGGTTGGGTAGCCACCGCCGAGCATCACGGCTTCGTCGATGTCCTTTGCTGGGGCAACGTCGTTGCCGACAAGGTTGCCGACCTCGTTTGCCATCACGCCAAGCAGGCGGTGTTCGACGTCTTCGCGGCCTGCGTCGGTTGGGATGGTCGCGCCGTCGCCGTCTTCGTAGTCGTAGAAGCCCTTGCCGACCTTCTTGCCGTAGTGTTCTGCCTCGACCGTTTCCTTGAGCAGTGGGCACGGCGCGTAGGCCTCACCGAGCACGTCGTGCATGTAGTCGAGGACGTGGTAGGTCACGTCGTTGCCGACTTGGTCGCCGAGTTCGAACGCGCCCATTGGCAGGCCGAGTTCGAACTTGACGGTCGAATCGACTTCTTCCATCGTCGCGGTCCCGTCTTCGACAATCCAGCAGGCTTCGTTCATTAGCGGGACGAGAATGCGGTTGACGATGAAGCCGGGACTGTCCTTGCGCACGCGGACCGGCGTTTTGCCGAATGACTCTGCGAGTTCCTCGGTCAGGGCGAGGGTGTCTTCGCTCGTGTACGCGCCCGTGATGACTTCGACGAGCGCCATGCGAACGGGTGGGTTGAAAAAGTGCATCCCACAGAATCGCTCCGGGCGGTCTGTGACTTCGGAGAGTTCGGTGATAGAAAGCGAGGAGGTGTTGGTTGCGAAGATGGCGTGGTCGGGGGCGTATTCCTCGACTTCTGCGTACACCTCTTTTTTGATGTCCATCTTCTCGGGGACGACTTCGATAACGAAATCAACGTCAGAGACGGCTTCTTCGACGTCAACGAGCGGCGTGATGCGGTCTAAGGCGGCGCTCGCTTCCTCATCAGAGAGCTGGTCTTTCTCAGCGAGTTTCTGGAGCGACCACTCGATGTTGTCGTAGCCGTTCTGGACGAACTCTTCTTTGATGTCGCGGAGGTTCACGTCGTAGCCAGCGAGAGCGGCCAGTTCTGCGATGCCGTGGCCCATGTTCCCGGCCCCGAGAACCGCAATCGTGTTGATGTCATCAAGTTCCATGGTGTATCTGGTCATACATCCACGACACAGAGGTTTCAACGTTTTCCTTGTGCGATTTTGAAACGCGCGTTGAGTTTATCTACAGGCCTGAAAAACGCTAATTCAGTTTGAAATCGGTTACAAGGAATTAAGTATGCTATGACCATTCACACCCGCATGGAGTTTGGCTTTACCGACGAGCAAAAACAGATTCGAGAAGAGATTCGGCGCTTTGCCGAAAACGAGGTGAAACCCGTCGCGACAGAGTACGACGTCGAAGAAAAATATCCGCACAAAATCATCAAGAAGGCGGGCGACATGGGCCTGCTTGGCGCGAACATCCCAATCGAGTACGGCGGCGCTGGCTACTCGACGCTCGAACTCGCCATCATCATCGAAGAGCTGTTCGCCGCAGACCCCGGCATCGGCCTCTGTCTCACCTCCACTGGCTTCGGCGGCGAGGCCATCATGGAGTTCGGTACCGACGAACAGAAAGAAGAGTACCTCCCCGGCATCGCAAGCGGCGACGCCATCATGGGCGCTGCCATCTCCGAACCCGACACCGGCTCTGACGTGTCTTCTGTCTCCACGAAAGCCGAGAAAGACGGTGACGAGTGGGTGATTAACGGCAACAAGATGTGGATTACGAACGGCTCGGTCGGCGACTTCTTCGTCGTCCTCTGTAAGACCGACCCCGAAGCCGAAGGCCGCTACAACGGTTTCTCCCAGATTATCGTCGAATCCGACCGCGACGGCTTCGAGGCCGACAAGATCACGGGCAAACTCGGCATCCGCGCGAGCGACACCGCTGAACTCATCTTCGACAACGTGCGCGTGCCCGAAGCGAACCTCGTTGGCACCCGTGGTATGGGCTTCCTCCAGCAGATGCAGTTCTTCGACGAGACCCGCACCGGCGTCGCGGCACAGGGTGTTGGCATCGCCAAAGGGGCCTCAGAGCGCGCGCTTGAATACGCCAAAGAGCGCGAGCAGTTCGGCCGCCCAATCGGCGACTTCCAAGCCATCCAGCACAAGCTCTCGGATATGTACACGCGCACCGAAGCCGCCCGCAACCTCACGTACAAGTCTGCGTGGTCGGTGGACAACGAAGATGGCTTGCTCACGAAACTCGCGTCGATGGCCAAGGAATACTCCTCGCGCGTGGCCGTTGACGTCGCAAACGAAGCCGTCCAGATTCACGGTGGTGCAGGCTACGTCAACGACTTCGACGTCGAGCGCTTCTACCGTGACGCAAAAATCACCCAAATTTACGAGGGTACCACGGAGATTCAGAAGAACATCATCGCCCGCGAAC encodes:
- a CDS encoding SpoVR family protein, coding for MTGDDYETRNVAAQLAEPVREANALARKLGLEPYPVNYWVIDYDEMNALIAYDGFQTRYPHWRWGMKYEQQQKQTQFLGGKAFEIVNNDNPSNAFLQVSNSMADQKAVITHVEAHADFFRNNRWFRLFAETQPNAAAMLARHAETIGEYMADSDIDRSEVEAWIDSILCLEDNIDQHRPFRSASYRASRLPDEEDIDERLKSLNISEEVLHEVFDEEWLEARRKGDETPTFPPEPEKDVLAFLWSYGKQFDEESGKARDMEEWQRDVLEILRRESYYFAPQKMTKIMNEGWAAYWESMMMGEEHFAGADEFISYADHQAKVLGSPGLNPYKLGKELWEYVENTTNRAMVAERLLRIEDVTWRNFHDVIDFDAVMESLQPDAMVDSIRRETLSNLDPDDPRIDADALELAKAGEIDVDDYPWKVLTFEGLAERHFSLVKHQNQGFIKRITQEELERLSRYMFDDAQYATVGEALSEVDFTKGWDRMFEIRESHNDVTFLDEFLTQEFVDENHYFTYEYVQTTRDFRVTSVDYRDVKKKLMLQFTNFGRPTILVLDGNYNNRNELLLGHRYNGVMLDLEQATQVLERVFDLWGRPVSLKTIIKEVDDHAIEVARRRDREPEPEERGKLIRYDGETVSVEDLPWEEVEAIAADDVDYDTKPKEWLA
- a CDS encoding YeaH/YhbH family protein, which codes for MGLRDDVERYREVGEERRQDLAEFIQYGDLGRSLPHEVKIPIKIVDLPGFEYDRRDRGGVGQGQGGTPDVGAPVGQPQPGDGEDGKPGGEGGDHEYYEMDPEEFAQELDETLGLDLEPKGKEIVEEIEGDYTDITRTGPSSTLDFERMFKEGLKRKLAFDFDHDYVTEALKVEGWGPKEVFEWARAQHMPVSRAWLDDRYADIPDEDRATWPSIEKMEENVDQTTSIERIRRDGIRHLPFRREDERYRYPEIVETREKNVVVVNIRDVSGSMRETKRELVERVFTPLDWYLQGKYDNAEFVYIAHDAEAWQVERPEFFGIRSGGGTKISSAYQLAKVILDEEYPWAEWNRYVFAAGDSENSSNDTEERVIPLMEEIDANLHAYVETQPSGNAINATHAEEVERHFKESDNVAVAYVTSPEDVLDAIYTILSTEET
- a CDS encoding 3-hydroxyacyl-CoA dehydrogenase NAD-binding domain-containing protein, translated to MELDDINTIAVLGAGNMGHGIAELAALAGYDVNLRDIKEEFVQNGYDNIEWSLQKLAEKDQLSDEEASAALDRITPLVDVEEAVSDVDFVIEVVPEKMDIKKEVYAEVEEYAPDHAIFATNTSSLSITELSEVTDRPERFCGMHFFNPPVRMALVEVITGAYTSEDTLALTEELAESFGKTPVRVRKDSPGFIVNRILVPLMNEACWIVEDGTATMEEVDSTVKFELGLPMGAFELGDQVGNDVTYHVLDYMHDVLGEAYAPCPLLKETVEAEHYGKKVGKGFYDYEDGDGATIPTDAGREDVEHRLLGVMANEVGNLVGNDVAPAKDIDEAVMLGGGYPTGPAKMADEVGLSVLVETLDDLHEKTGAARYEVSDGLREHADKGGFYAGSDDEIEFSAIEIEYPGDKVGHLILSREARMNTVNEEMLDDLAAAIDLLEDDDEVRAILITGKGGRAFSAGADVTSMAGSADPLDAIDLSKKGQETFGKLESCSMPVLAAIDGFALGGGFELSMCADLRIASERSEIGLPEHSLGLLPGWGGTQRLQRLIGMSRAKEIIFTAERFDAETMYEYNVLNEVVPNDEFEERAHELAAKLAGGPPISQSMTKEAMLRGWENIDAGLALESNAFGHLMATEDLMEGISAFMEKRDPEFAGK
- a CDS encoding long-chain fatty acid--CoA ligase, which produces MTTAEWLTAEREYSDEVIGDDTIPRLFEASAERNAAHDAQLYKGGIYNRSLTPDILPEAPDGQYASLTYADMRDIVRNLAAGFRDLGVEDGTRVGIFADTRMEWAQTDFALLAAGCVVTTVYTESSPTQVEYLLANPGARGVVVENEELLNRVLDVEADLKLDFIVVMDAVDSSYDRNDIYTLAEVHDRGAATFDPDAYEEWLATRSLDDLASLIYTSGTTGKPKGVRLTHGNFRANVNQIRRRFAPRPDRDPSVPTIDTDTTALSFLPLAHVFERTAGHFVMFASGGTVAYAESSDTVGDDIVIVRPTTATSVPRVYERIFDSMREQASQSPLKERIFNWAIDIGRAHYRSENPDTLLTIKYAIADRLVFSTVKDQLGGNIEMFISGGGSLSKELAELFNGMGLPILEGYGLTETAPVLTVNPPEDPRPGTLGVPLMDVSIKFDTTVVADDQRKQASGEIGELLVKGPNVSTGYWMNSEATAAAFTQDGWFRTGDIVERGPDDYLIYHDRLKQLFVLSTGKNIAPGPIEDAFATSPRVEQIMVLGDDQKFVAALVVPNFESLREWAKRENIDLPDSKAELCDHPRVKQWVQADIDEKNEQFSKSERIKQFELVPEEWTAENDLLTPSMKMKRRNIVDQFEERITRIYGEQAAKTVQSNSN
- a CDS encoding kinase anchor protein; this translates as MSKGTDYIAAANEALREAYEQPMSLAEYVDVILDNPRLASHATKYLLEAIESAGTRTVVENGEEKQRYCFFDDPSHDGEHAILGNTESLNAFVDDLRSIAARRGKDEKIIWLHGPTATGKSELKRCLINGLQAYSMTEEGRRYTVEWNISSANTTGGLTYGDEVELTEDDWYESPVQVHPLTVFPREVRAELLRELNARPGDHIDVVVEGRLDPFCREAYNFLEEKYRREGKHDLFSAITDPKHLRVKNFVVDIGHGVGVLHSEDDGTPKERLVGSWMGGMLRELDSRGRKNPQAFSYDGVLSQGNSVITVVEDAAQHADLLQRLLNVPDESQVKLDKGIGMDIDTQLVIISNPDLEARLNQHAERNDQDPLKALKRRLDKHEFGYLTNLSLEAELVNREVTNKRNVWTVTDYDEVRDLIQQPVRLQVRGGDRDTVVEKELAPHAIEAAALYSVVTRLDNEDLPAGLTLVDKALLFDQGYLQEGDERRDIDDFEFDPDSRDGERGIPVTFTRDIIADLLNHEQDRYHATLPVEHVIMPRDLLNAMAKGLAEAPVFSAGERAEFENRVVTVKKHIFDQQEQDVIQAIMRDKRVDEATVEEYIEHVYAWANDEQIVNARGESVDPDPLKMKIFETEHLGRFDGEDYRSNKPTAPVEDFRREKIITALNRHAWQNRDEDFHVRDVNLKEIPIIKTVLELHDWDDVKRIYPDFNPRQWDDPATGTETTTVKAHTIKNMVELFDYSEASAELTSRHVMKEVVHKWD
- a CDS encoding acyl-CoA dehydrogenase family protein, which gives rise to MEFGFTDEQKQIREEIRRFAENEVKPVATEYDVEEKYPHKIIKKAGDMGLLGANIPIEYGGAGYSTLELAIIIEELFAADPGIGLCLTSTGFGGEAIMEFGTDEQKEEYLPGIASGDAIMGAAISEPDTGSDVSSVSTKAEKDGDEWVINGNKMWITNGSVGDFFVVLCKTDPEAEGRYNGFSQIIVESDRDGFEADKITGKLGIRASDTAELIFDNVRVPEANLVGTRGMGFLQQMQFFDETRTGVAAQGVGIAKGASERALEYAKEREQFGRPIGDFQAIQHKLSDMYTRTEAARNLTYKSAWSVDNEDGLLTKLASMAKEYSSRVAVDVANEAVQIHGGAGYVNDFDVERFYRDAKITQIYEGTTEIQKNIIARELLGKGF